TGAGGTCGTCTCCCTTGGCCAGCCCATGGGCCAGCAAGGGTTCCGCGACGATCTGGAGCACCGTCATGCGCGGGTTGAGCGAGGAGTTCGGATCCTGGAAGATGGTGCGGATCTGCCGGCGGTAGGGATGGAGTTCGCTTCGGCTCAGCCCGGCAAGATCGACCACGTTCCCGTCCTCGCGCCGATACGCCAGAGTGCCCGATGTCGGCTTGTACGCTCGCAGGACGCAGCGCCCCAGCGTCGTCTTGCCGCAGCCTGACTCCCCCACCAGACCAAGCGTCTCCCCCCGCCTGATCGTCAGGTCAACGTCGGTGACCGCGTTGACGGTCATCCGACCACCCATACCGAGGAAGCCACGCGACACGTGGAAGCTCATCGAGAGGTTCCTGACTGCGAGCAGCGCCTCGTCGTCGGTGTCAGGTCTGCTTGAGCCGGCACCCCGCCCCTTGTCCGAGTGTTCTTCCAGCGCGGTCATCGCCCCGCCTCCCCGGCCCTGATCGGCCCTCTCCGCACCGACTCGGCGGAGTCGTACAACAGACATCGGACCGCGCGGTCCACGGTCCCGTCAGCCCTTGTGACCGTCAGCGTGGGCGGTACGACGGCATCGCACACACCCGGCATCGCGGAAACGCAGCGAGTGTGGAAGGGGCAACCCACCGGTCGGTCGTACGGATGGGGAACCATGCCGCGGATCGCCGCGAGTCTGCGTTTGGCCCTGGGGCCCACCGTCGGTATCGAGTCCAAGAGAGCCCTGGTGTACGGATGCCGCGGATCGTGGAAGAGGTCGTCGACACCGCACTGCTCGACGACGAGGCCGAGGTACATGACGGCCACCTCGTCGGCAACCTCGGCCACTACTCCCAGATCGTGGGTGATCAGCATCACCGCCATGTCAAGCTGCTCCTGAAGTTCCTGAATGAGTTCGAGGATCTGAGCCTGAGTGGTGACGTCGAGGGCGGTGGTGGGCTCGTCGGCGATGAGCAGCTTCGGTCGACACGCCAGCGCCATCGCGATCATCGCGCGCTGTCGCATCCCGCCGGAGAGCTGGAAGGTGTAGGAGTCGAACCTACGCTCCGGTCGCGGGATACCGACCCTTCGGAGTTCGTCGATGGTTCGCTCTCGCGCTTCCTTCTTGGTCACCTCTTCGTGGGTGCGGATATTCTCCGCGATCTGGTGCCCGATCGTGTGGACGGGACTCAGCGAGACCATCGGCTCCTGGAAGATCATCGCGATTTCGCTGCCGCGGATGGCCCGGATCGCGGTTCCCTTCGGATCGAGGCGTGCCAGGTCGAGCGTGCCGTCACTGGCGGCCTGCACCGCTGCGCGATCCTGTCGAGATGGGTGCGGAGCCTTCAGGAGAGGGTGGTCTTCACCGAGTCGGTAGAGCACTCGACCCTCGATGATTCGGCCTGGGCGTTCCACCAGTTGGAGGATCGACCTGGCGGTGATGCTCTTGCCGCATCCCGACTCACCTACGACGCACAACGTGTGGCCGCTTCGCACGGTGAGGTCGACGCCGTCGACCGCCCGTACATGGCCCTCGTCGAGGTCGAAGCCGGTTCTCAGGCCTCGAACACTCAGCAGCGGCGGAAGTTCGCCTGGCATCTACCCTCCTCAGCTGTCGTAGGGATCGGCGGCGTCGCGTAGGCCGTCACCCAGGAAGTTCAGCGCCACGACCGCGACCACGACGGCGGCCCCCGAGAGCAGTAACCACGGTGCTGTCGAGAGGACCCTGATGTTCTGTGCGTCCTGCAGGAGGACTCCCCAGCTCACCACGGGTGGCTGCAGTCCAAGACCGAGGAACGACAGGGCGGTCTCGCCGAGGATCATGCCCGGGATGGACAGAGTGAGGGTGGCGATGATGTGGCTGGTGAACGCTGGCAACATGTGGCGGCCGATGATTCGTGACCGCCGCACACCGTCCAACTCCGCGGCGAGAACGTAGTCCTCGGACCTGATCTGCAGGAAGCGGCTGCGGATCACTCGGGCCAGGCCGGTCCAGCCGATCAGCGAGAGGATCAGGGTGATCGCGAAGTACGTCTTGATCGGGCCCCACCCGGGTGGCACGGCCGCCGCCAGGCCGAGCCACAGGGGTAGGGTCGGCACCGACATGATGAACTCGATGACCCGCTGGATCAACGTGTCGGTGATCCCGCCGAAGTAGCCGGACACTCCGCCGAGGGCGGTGCCCAGCACGAGTCCGAGACCGACTCCGATCAGGCCGACCGACATCGAGATCCGGCTCCCGTAGATCAGCCTGGTCAGTAGGTCACGTCCCTGCTCGTCGGCGCCGAGGGGGTAGAACGGGTGTCCGGCCTGCGCCGGTCCGAAGAAGTGGACCGTGGTAGGGAAAGCGCCCCACAGCTTGTACTTCTCGCCGTGAGGGAAGAAGCGAAGGGCGACCCGCCGGCTGGGATCGGGTGTGAACTCTCGCAGCAGGGTCTTCCCGCTTACCTGTGACCTGTAGTCGTCGACGAAGAAGTGCAGACCACCCTGGAACGACACGTGGATCCGCTGAGGGGGCGCGTAGCTGTAGGTCGCACGATAGGTGTCCGGTGTGGCCGGCGCCCAGAACTCACAGAAGGCGGCCAGGAGGTAGATGAGGCCGAGAGCGACCGCGCCGGCGACAGCCAACCGGTTCTTCCGGAAGCGCCACCAGATCAGCTTGCGTTGAGGAGCGACATAGATCTCACTCGACGTCTGTCCGGTCGGCGACGGCCCGTCTGTCACGGCGGTCATGGCCCTCCCTCCTGTTCCTAGTACTGGCCTTCGCGGATCCGCGGGTCGACGAGCGCAAGAAGAATGTCCGAGATCAGGGTTCCGATCACGGTGAGGACGCATGCGATGAAGATGATGCTTCCGGCGAGGTACATGTCCTGGCTCTGCAGGGCGCCGAGCAGCAACGGTCCCGTCGTCTGCAGCCCGAGTACGGTCGCCACGAGCACTTCGCCGTCGAAGAGAGCGGGGATGAGCCAGCCGATCGTGGCGATGAAGGGGTTCAGCGCCACCCGGACCGGATAGTTCGCGATCAGTTTGCGTTCGGACAGGCCGCGGGCCCTGCCGGTGACGACGTAGGGCTTGCGGAGCTCGTCCAGCAGGTTGGCCCGGAGCACGCGGATCGTCCCTCCGATACCCCCGAGTGAGAGTACGACGATCGGCAGCCACAGGTGGTCCAGGAGGTCAAGGACCTTGCCGAGGTTCCACCGAGCGTCGACGTAGTCCGGGGACAGGAGCCCCCCGACGCTCTTGTCGAAGTAACGGAACTGGATGTACGCGACGGTGAGCGCCAGCAGGAAGCCTGGTACGGCGATACCGACGAAGGCGATCGCTGTCATGAGGTAGTCGCCGACCGAGTACTTTCGCACCGCTGAGTAGATTCCTGCCGGGAGCGCGACGGCCCACGTGAACAGGAATGTCGCGATGCCCAGTGCCAGAGTGAGCGGCAGCCGCTCAGCCAGGAGTGAGGCGACCGAGCGGCCGTGCTCGAAGGATTGGCCGAAGTCCCCGTGCAGGACGATGTTGCTGATCCACTTGGCGTACTGCGCGACCAGGGGCTGGTCGAGTGCGTAACGCTGCTTCAGTGCTGCCAGCTGCGCCGGGTCGACGGTCTGCCCGCTGCGCGACAGGTTGGCCACCACAGTGGTCAGGTAGTCACCCGGCGGTAGCTGAATGATCGCGAACGACACCAACGAGATCAGGAACACCGTCGGGATCATGTAGACGAATCGGCGGAGCAGGTAGCGCCCCATGCTCAGGTGTGCCGTTCGGGGTGCCTGAAGTAGAGCTGGGACAGGTCGGTCGCCGCCTCGTACAGCGTTCGGTAGCTCGCCACCGCGTCTTCGCGAACGTTGCCCAGGTCGTCGCT
This Actinopolymorpha cephalotaxi DNA region includes the following protein-coding sequences:
- a CDS encoding ABC transporter ATP-binding protein, which codes for MPGELPPLLSVRGLRTGFDLDEGHVRAVDGVDLTVRSGHTLCVVGESGCGKSITARSILQLVERPGRIIEGRVLYRLGEDHPLLKAPHPSRQDRAAVQAASDGTLDLARLDPKGTAIRAIRGSEIAMIFQEPMVSLSPVHTIGHQIAENIRTHEEVTKKEARERTIDELRRVGIPRPERRFDSYTFQLSGGMRQRAMIAMALACRPKLLIADEPTTALDVTTQAQILELIQELQEQLDMAVMLITHDLGVVAEVADEVAVMYLGLVVEQCGVDDLFHDPRHPYTRALLDSIPTVGPRAKRRLAAIRGMVPHPYDRPVGCPFHTRCVSAMPGVCDAVVPPTLTVTRADGTVDRAVRCLLYDSAESVRRGPIRAGEAGR
- a CDS encoding ABC transporter permease; protein product: MTAVTDGPSPTGQTSSEIYVAPQRKLIWWRFRKNRLAVAGAVALGLIYLLAAFCEFWAPATPDTYRATYSYAPPQRIHVSFQGGLHFFVDDYRSQVSGKTLLREFTPDPSRRVALRFFPHGEKYKLWGAFPTTVHFFGPAQAGHPFYPLGADEQGRDLLTRLIYGSRISMSVGLIGVGLGLVLGTALGGVSGYFGGITDTLIQRVIEFIMSVPTLPLWLGLAAAVPPGWGPIKTYFAITLILSLIGWTGLARVIRSRFLQIRSEDYVLAAELDGVRRSRIIGRHMLPAFTSHIIATLTLSIPGMILGETALSFLGLGLQPPVVSWGVLLQDAQNIRVLSTAPWLLLSGAAVVVAVVALNFLGDGLRDAADPYDS
- a CDS encoding ABC transporter permease; the encoded protein is MGRYLLRRFVYMIPTVFLISLVSFAIIQLPPGDYLTTVVANLSRSGQTVDPAQLAALKQRYALDQPLVAQYAKWISNIVLHGDFGQSFEHGRSVASLLAERLPLTLALGIATFLFTWAVALPAGIYSAVRKYSVGDYLMTAIAFVGIAVPGFLLALTVAYIQFRYFDKSVGGLLSPDYVDARWNLGKVLDLLDHLWLPIVVLSLGGIGGTIRVLRANLLDELRKPYVVTGRARGLSERKLIANYPVRVALNPFIATIGWLIPALFDGEVLVATVLGLQTTGPLLLGALQSQDMYLAGSIIFIACVLTVIGTLISDILLALVDPRIREGQY